The Macaca thibetana thibetana isolate TM-01 chromosome 19, ASM2454274v1, whole genome shotgun sequence genome has a segment encoding these proteins:
- the CEBPA gene encoding CCAAT/enhancer-binding protein alpha, with translation MESADFYEAEPRPPMSSHLQSPPHAPSSAAFGFPRGAGPAQPPAPPAAPEPLGGICEHETSIDISAYIDPAAFNDEFLADLFQHSRQQEKAKAAAGPAGVGGGGGDFDYPGAPAGPGGAVMPGGAHGPPPGYGCAAAGYLDGRLEPLYERVGAPALRPLVIKQEPREEDEAKQLALAGLFPYQPPPPPPPSHPHPPPAHLAAPHLQFQIAHCGQTTMHLQPGHPTPPPTPVPSPHPAPALGAAGLPGPGGALKGLGAAHPDLRASGGGGTGKAKKSVDKNSNEYRVRRERNNIAVRKSRDKAKQRNVETQQKVLELTSDNDRLRKRVEQLSRELDTLRGIFRQLPESSLVKAMGNCA, from the coding sequence ATGGAGTCGGCCGACTTCTACGAGGCGGAGCCGCGGCCCCCGATGAGCAGCCACCTGCAGAGTCCCCCGCACGCGCCCAGCAGCGCCGCCTTCGGCTTTCCCCGCGGCGCGGGCCCCGCGCAGCCTCCCGCCCCACCTGCCGCCCCGGAGCCGCTGGGCGGCATCTGCGAGCACGAGACGTCCATCGACATCAGCGCCTACATCGACCCGGCCGCCTTCAACGACGAGTTCCTGGCCGACCTGTTCCAGCACAGCCGGCAGCAGGAGAAGGCCAAGGCGGCCGCGGGCCCCGCGGGcgtcggcggcggcggcggcgacttTGACTACCCGGGCGCGCCCGCGGGCCCCGGGGGCGCCGTCATGCCCGGGGGAGCGCACGGGCCCCCGCCCGGCTACGGCTGCGCGGCCGCCGGCTACCTGGACGGCAGGCTGGAGCCCCTGTACGAGCGCGTCGGGGCGCCGGCGCTGCGGCCGCTGGTGATCAAGCAGGAGCCCCGCGAGGAGGATGAAGCCAAGCAGCTGGCGCTGGCCGGCCTCTTCCCTTaccagccgccgccgccgccgccgccctcaCACCCGCACCCGCCGCCAGCGCACCTGGCCGCCCCGCACCTGCAGTTCCAGATAGCGCACTGCGGCCAGACCACCATGCACCTGCAGCCCGGTCACCCTACGCCGCCACCCACGCCCGTGCCCAGCCCGCACCCCGCGCCCGCGCTCGGCGCCGCCGGCCTGCCGGGCCCCGGCGGCGCGCTCAAGGGGCTGGGCGCCGCGCACCCCGACCTCCGCGCGAGTGGCGGCGGCGGCACGGGCAAGGCCAAGAAGTCGGTGGACAAGAACAGCAACGAGTACCGGGTGCGGCGCGAGCGCAACAACATCGCGGTGCGCAAGAGCCGCGACAAGGCCAAGCAGCGCAACGTGGAGACGCAGCAGAAGGTGCTGGAGCTGACCAGTGACAATGACCGCCTGCGCAAGCGGGTGGAACAGCTGAGCCGCGAACTGGACACGCTGCGGGGCATCTTCCGCCAGCTGCCAGAGAGCTCCTTGGTCAAGGCCATGGGCAACTGCGCGTGA